A section of the Marinitoga hydrogenitolerans DSM 16785 genome encodes:
- a CDS encoding ferritin family protein: protein MPEFANPFSGLKSDRKLTDEELIRAIRYMIAAEYEAIQLYMQLAESTDNRLAKEVLIDIANEEKVHAGEFLRLLKELDPEEEKYYIEGAEEVKEEIEKMKKND from the coding sequence ATGCCAGAATTTGCAAATCCATTTTCCGGATTAAAAAGTGATAGGAAGTTAACAGATGAAGAATTAATTAGGGCTATCCGTTATATGATCGCAGCTGAGTATGAAGCAATACAATTATATATGCAATTGGCAGAGTCTACAGATAATAGATTAGCTAAAGAAGTATTGATTGATATTGCTAATGAAGAGAAAGTTCACGCAGGAGAATTTTTGCGATTATTGAAAGAACTCGACCCAGAAGAAGAGAAATATTATATTGAAGGTGCAGAAGAGGTCAAAGAAGAAATTGAAAAAATGAAAAAGAATGATTAA